A single Anas acuta chromosome 27, bAnaAcu1.1, whole genome shotgun sequence DNA region contains:
- the LSM1 gene encoding U6 snRNA-associated Sm-like protein LSm1 isoform X1, whose translation MNYMPGTASLIQDIDKKHLVLLRDGRTLIGFLRSIDQFANLVLHQTVERIHVGKKYGDIPRGIFVVRGENVVLLGEIDLEKESDTPLQQVSIEEILEEQRLELQAKQESEKLKVQALKERGLAVPRADTLDEY comes from the exons ATGAACTACATGCCGGGCACGGCCAGCCTCATCCAGGACATCGACA AGAAGCACCTGGTGCTGCTGCGTGACGGCCGGACGCTGATCGGCTTCCTGCGCAGCATCGACCAGTTCG CGAACCTGGTGCTGCACCAGACCGTGGAGCGCATCCACGTGGGCAAGAAGTACGGGGACATCCCCCGGGGCATCTTCGTCGTCAGGGGCGAGAACGTCGTCCTGCTGGGGGAAATA GACCTGGAGAAGGAGAGCGACACGCCGCTGCAGCAGGTCTCCATCGAGGAGATCCTGGAGGAGCAGCggctggagctgcaggccaAGCAGGAGTCGGAGAAGCTGAAGGTGCAGGCGCTGAAGGAGCGGGGCCTGGCGGTGCCGCGCGCGGACACCCTGGATGAGTACTGA
- the BAG4 gene encoding BAG family molecular chaperone regulator 4, with product MEPRGSAAPWAPGPPAGQGMDSPYSTGAYSAPYPPAAPHHPGLPQPRGFGSSGPPRSPYPAEPPARYRPPPAPAAPWGYGTADSLEAAPLRRQHGPGYSPPQTPGMPVPQYPYGDGHLGTTPQGPQPRPQEDAWAPPAAYGAQPRNAWTTAHGTPFGTDPHPAWGGGSGAASYPPPRDSKETAYDKPDPSPNQHNYYCDVSHQQAGATSDHKAPPAPPAPRVQYSAQPQMYGAAPRKPPAGKQEGGLRGGEQIQPEIQRILHITRAAAQLEQEVDEFVGKKTDKSYRLLEEMLTKLLLELDSIETGGQDGVRQARKEAVHRIQAILEILERKGF from the exons ATGGAGCCCCGCGGTAGCGCCGCGCCCTgggccccggggccgccggcGGGGCAG GGCATGGACTCCCCGTACAGCACCGGAGCCTACAGCGCCCCGtacccccccgccgccccgcaccACCCCGGCCTGCCCCAGCCTCGGGGGTTCGGCTCCTCGGGACCCCCCCGGAGCCCCTACCCCGCCGAGCCCCCGGCCAGGTaccggccccccccggcccccgccgctcCCTGGGGTTACGGCACCGCGGACAGCCTGGAAGCGGCCCCGCTGCGGCGGCAGCACGGCCCCGGGTACTCGCCCCCGCAG accCCCGGGATGCCGGTCCCGCAGTACCCGTACGGAGACGGCCACCTCGGGACCACCCCGCAggggccgcagccccggccccaggAGGACGCCTGGGCTCCCCCCGCCGCCTACGGGGCGCAGCCACGGAACGCCTGGACCACGGCGCACGGGACCCCCTTTGGCACCGACCCGCACCCTGCGTGGGGtggtggcagcggggccgcgTCCTACCCGCCCCCCCGGGACTCCAAG GAAACCGCTTACGACAAACCTGATCCGAGCCCAAACCAACACAACTACTACTGCGATGTCAGCCACCAGCAGGCTGGGGCAACGAGCGACCACAAGGCACCCcccgcgcccccagccccccgggtGCAGTACAGCGCTCAGCCCCAGATGTACGGCGCTGCCCCTCGGAAGCCCCCGGCTGGGAAGCAGGAGGGAGGCCTCAGGGGGGGCGAGCAGATCCAGCCGGAGATCCAGAGGATCCTGCACATCACCAGGGCGGCTGCGCAGCTGGAGCAAGAGGTGGATGAGTTTGTAGGGAAAAAGACAGATAAATCCTACCGGCTCCTGGAGGAGATGTTGACCAAGCTGCTGTTGGAACTGGATTCCATTGAGACTGGTGGCCAGGACGGCGTCCGGCAGGCCAGGAAAGAAGCTGTCCATAGAATTCAGGCCATTCTGGAAATACTGGAAAGAAAGGGATTTTGA
- the LSM1 gene encoding U6 snRNA-associated Sm-like protein LSm1 isoform X2 yields the protein MNYMPGTASLIQDIDKKHLVLLRDGRTLIGFLRSIDQFANLVLHQTVERIHVGKKYGDIPRGIFVVRGENVVLLGEIVSNKTWRRRATRRCSRSPSRRSWRSSGWSCRPSRSRRS from the exons ATGAACTACATGCCGGGCACGGCCAGCCTCATCCAGGACATCGACA AGAAGCACCTGGTGCTGCTGCGTGACGGCCGGACGCTGATCGGCTTCCTGCGCAGCATCGACCAGTTCG CGAACCTGGTGCTGCACCAGACCGTGGAGCGCATCCACGTGGGCAAGAAGTACGGGGACATCCCCCGGGGCATCTTCGTCGTCAGGGGCGAGAACGTCGTCCTGCTGGGGGAAATAGTAAGTAATAA GACCTGGAGAAGGAGAGCGACACGCCGCTGCAGCAGGTCTCCATCGAGGAGATCCTGGAGGAGCAGCggctggagctgcaggccaAGCAGGAGTCGGAGAAGCTGA